The window AACGGTCTTCCCCCCTCGCGGGGGAAGACAGACGCCGCAGGCGTCAGATGAGGGGGACGACCGCCGTCGGATTCGCGTCCGAAGCATGACTCTCGGAGCAACGCCGATCCCCCCTCATCCGGCCCTGCGGGCCACCTCCAGGGGGGAAGGCCATTACGGTCCTCTCCCCAAGCTAATCGAGAATTCTACGAAACGATTCGTTGATTTCTACGAAGCGTTTCGTATGATGCTCGTCGGGCTCAATCAACCAGGAGGGCCGAGCGATGGAAGAGCGGGAAGGGGCGTCACGGCCGACGGACGGCGAGCTGGCGATCCTGCGCGTCATGTGGGCCCGCGGGCCGAGCACGGTGCGCGAGGTTCATGAGGCGCTCGCGGGTCGTCGCGAGACGGGGTACACGACGACGCTCAAGCTGATGCAGATCATGGCGGAGAAGGGGATCCTGCTGCGCGATTCGTCGCAGCGGACCCACGTCTACTTCCCTCGCGAATCGGCCGAGGTCGTCGAACGCGGTTTGGTCCGCGATCTGATCGACCGCGCCTTCGACGGCGCGGCGGGGCGGCTGGTGCTGCGGGCGTTGGGCTCGAAGAAGGTGACGAAGGAGGAGGCGGCGCGGATCCGCGAGTTGCTCGACGAGATCGAGGGGGGCAAGTCATGAACGCATTCGCAACGATCATCGGCGGCCCGATCGCCTTCCGGCTGGCGTGGGGCCTGGTCCATTCCCTCTGGCAGGGCGCCCTGATCGCCGCCGCCCTGGCGGCCGTGCTGCCGTTCCTGCGCGGTCGACCGGGCGCCCGATACGCCGCCGGCTGGCTGGCGCTCGTCGCCCTCGCCGCGACCGTCCCGCTGTCGGCGGCCTTCGCGCCGGATGACGCCGAGCCCGTCGCGACCGCGATCGAGCGGCCGGTCGTCGTGGTCGTTCCGAAACCTCCCCTCGTCGCTCCCCAGCCGTCGGCCGCCGTCGCCTCGCCCGTCGCGAGTCCGACGCCCGCCGAGCCTGCGCCGACGCCCCCCGTCGCGGCCTTGGCTCCGATAACGAAGCCGCCGGCGCCGATCCCCGCCGACCCCTGGCGAATGCTGCGGCCGTTCGCGCCCTGGATCGCGGGGGGATGGCTATTGGGGGCCCTGCTGCTGGCCTTCTGGCGCCTGGGCGGCTGGTTCCGGCTGCGGGGGTTGAGACGAAGTGCAACGCCCGCATCGGACGACCTGCAAGCGGTGCTGGATCGCGTCGCCCGGCGCTTGAAGGTCGGGCGGGCGGTGAAGCTGCTGGAGTCGGCCCGGGTGCGGGCGCCGGCGGTGGTGGGCTGGCTGCGGCCGGCGGTGCTGGCGCCGCTGGGGATGCTCGCCGGGATGCCCATCGAGCAGGTGGAGTTGATCCTCGCCCACGAGCTGGCCCACGTCCGCCGGGGCGACTTCCTGGCGAACCTCTTGCAGACGGCCTTTGAGACCCTGCTGTTCTACCACCCGGCCGCCTGGTGGATCTCCCGGACGATCCGGGCCGAGCGCGAGGCCTGCTGCGACGACGCCGTGGTCGCGGCCACCGGCGAGCGGCTCACGTACGGCCGGGCCCTCGCCCACCTGGCGGAACTCTGCGCCGAGCCGCTTTCCGTCCCGGCCTCCGGCGGCGACCTGCTGACCCGCGTCCGCCGGATCGTCCGCCCCGAGCCGATCCGACCGCTGCCGCAGGCCGTCGGCGGCGTGCTCGCCCTGGCCGCGACCCTCGCCGTCACCGCCCTCGTCGCCGCGCCGCAGGCCGTGAAAGAGGCGGTCGCCGCCGATCCCCCCGCCGGCGACCGTCCCAGAATCGTCTCCGTCTCCCCCGCCGACGGCGCGACCGACGTCCCCGTCGAGACCGAGATCCGCATCCGCTTCGATCGCCCCATGAGCCCGACAAAGACGATTTTGGAATGGGCGATCGGCGGTCCCGCCTGGTTCTGGCCGCAGGGATCGTGGAGGTACGACGAGGAGGCTCGTGAATTCACCCTGCCGGTCCGACTCACGCCCGGCGTGAAGCATCGATTGAACCTCAACGTGAAGCAACCCGCCGGCCGCGGCGATGACTACGAAGGTTTCCGCGCCGCGGACGGCCGGGCCGCGGAGGTCTTCCAATGGTCGTTCGCCACGGTCGCGCCCAGGCCGGTCCCCGAAGGGGCGCCCAATCCCATGATGGGCGATGTTCGGCCGAGGAACAGCCGGGGCGAGGTCGGCCTGCTGACGCTCGTGACGATCCCCTTCGATCGGCCGATGGATCCCAACTCATACGAATTCTCCCGGGAGGAGGGTTACATCGGCGGCGACGCGGGGCCTCGGATCCTCGAAGCCTCTTACGACGCGGCGAAGTTCTCGTTCTCCTTCCTCATGTCGATGCCGTCGAACTGGTACGGCGAGCTGCTGCCGCAAAAATTCCGCTCGGTCGAGGGAGCCCCGGCCAGTCGGTATCCTCTGGTCTATCGCACGCTCCACAAGCCCTTCGACGACGCGCTGAGCGAGCGTGTCGCGGAGGCGGCCCGATCTCCCAAACTGCGCGAGGTCGTCGAGCGAACCCGCGAGGCTTCGCGCAAGATCGAGTCCGCGACGATCCACGCGACCGTCACGCAAGGGATGTCTCTGGCTCCCACGAAACAATGGCTCGACCGGATTTGGACGTATGGGGCGACGTTCCGCACGGCGCCTGGCGGCAAGTTCACGGCCGAGGTCGACGAACTCATGGGCCTCCGCTATCGCGTCGGTTCCGACGGGACGACCTGCTGGGCCGACAACCCCAGGGAGCCCGCCTCGGCTCCCGCGTCGGCGATCGAAGACAAGAAGATGTCGCTGATCGATCCCTTTGACGCCCACGGCCAGGCGACCGTCGCCGACTTGATCCGCGACCGCAAACTGGAGTACGTCGGCCAGAGCGATGTCAACGGCCGCCGCTGCCATGAGATCCGGTCGTGGAATCTCGATCCGCGCTTCCCCGATATGCTGCCGCACTGGTTCATCGATGCCGAAACGTTCCTGCCGGCGCGGGTGGTCAGCTCCTGGTCGATCGCGTTCGACTTCACCTATGAGGATATCAACGCAAATGTCCCCGACGACGTCTTCCGCGTCCCCCCCGGCGTGCCGCCCCCGGCGCCGCTTCCCGAGGGTTTCACCAGCCGGTACCTATTCGCGCGGGATGGGACCGACGGTTATCTAGGGGTTGGCTGGGGCATGTTGGGGAACGCCAAGAGGGCCGGCGGCGGGATCAGCTTCGGCGCGCCGGCAGACCGGCGGTAGAATGATCCGGGGGATCACGACGGGATGTAGGGGATGACCGGCGCCGGACGCGCAAGTCGTCTCGCATCGATCGAAGCCGGGGCGAATCGGCCTTCCCCCCCCCCGCGGCATGGGTCTCTCCAGTTTTCAAGGACCTTAAGTCTTTTTCTGAATCCATGTTATGTGTGGGTGCCATGGCCACGCTTGCGTGGCCATGCGATCGGCGACGGTCGTCCAACCGTCCCACGCCAGTTCATGGCCACGCAAGCGTGGCCATGGCACCCCGCAAATCCTTTCATGGATTGGTTTTCAAAACTGGAAAGACCCATGCCGCAGGGGGGGCAGGCCGTCGGGCGCTCGTTCCGAACACACTCGCAGGCGGCCTTATGGACTTCATCAGCACGTTCGACATGTTCAAGATCGGCCTGGGGCCGTCCAGCTCGCACACGATGGGGCCGTGGGCGGCGGCGCGGCGGTTCTTGAAGGCGCTCCGGCGTGAGGGGCTGTTCGACGGCGTCGTGCGCGTGCGGGTCGACCTGTTCGGCTCGTTGGCGAAGACGGGGAAGGGGCACGGGACGGACCTTGCGGTGATCCTGGGGCTCTGCGACTGGGACCCCACCGCCTGCGATCCCTCGCAGGTCCACCCGGCCGTGGCGCGGGTCCGGGCCGAGAAGACGCTGCCCCTGGCCGGCGTGCGGTCGATCCCCTTCGAGCGCGGGGACGTCGCCTTCCACATGGACGAGACCCTGCCGTTCCATCCCAACGCCCTGACATTCACGGCGACCCTCGACGACGGAACGACCCGGTCGGAGACGTACTACTCGATCGGCGGCGGCTTCGTCGTTCAGGAGGGGGAGGACGCGGCGCGGCCGGCGGGCGTCGACGTGCCATATCCCTTCGAAACGGCCGACGACCTGCACCAGGCTTGCAAACGCTCCGGCTTGACCATCCCCAAGGTCGTCCTGCGCGATGAACTGGCGACCCGCGACGAGGCCGCGATCCGCGACGGCCTGGACCGGATCTGGACGGCCATGCGGGGCTCCGCTTTTCGCGGGGCCTTCACCGAGGGGATCCTCCCCGGCGGCCTGGAGGTCGTCCGCCGCGCCCCGCACCTGAACCGCTCGCTGCTGGGCGATCGGTTCGAGGCCGCTTCGAAGGACGCCGAGAGCTGGGTCGAGGCCGTGCGGGCCTCGGCGGGGGGCTTTGACGCGACGCTCAAGTGGGTGGCCTGCTTCGCGCTGGCGGTCAACGAGGAGAACGCGGCGTTCGGCCGGGTGGTCACCGCCCCCACCAACGGCGCGGCGGGGGTGATCCCGGCGACGCTCCTCTACCGCGTCTGCTTCCACGACGGCGGCGCCGAGGCCGTCGCCCCGTTCCTGCTGACGGCCGGGGCGATCGGCGCTGTCTTCAAGAAGCGGGCGACGATCTCCGCCGCGCTGGGGGGCTGCCAGGCGGAGATCGGCGTCTCCAGCGCCATGGCCGCGGCCGGTTTGACCCAGACCCTGGGCGGGACGACCGAGCAGGCCCTGATGGCGGCGGAGATCGCCATGGAGCACCACCTGGGCCTGACCTGCGACCCCGTCGGCGGCCTGGTGCAGGTCCCCTGCATTGAGCGGAACACCATGGGCGCCGTCAAGGCGATCACCGCCGCCCAACTCGCCCTCGAAGGCGACCCCGCCCGCGCCAAGGTCAGCCTGGACGCCGTCATCCGCTCCATGTGGGAGACCGCCCAGAACATGAGCTCCAAATACAAGGAAACGTCCGAAGGCGGCCTCGCCGTCCAGATCCCCGTCAACGTGATCGAGTGCTGAAGCGATAGAACGGCTACGGGAGAAGGATCCGGTATCCGGACGTCCCCGACGAAGTCTTCCGGGATTCCTGTCGCATTTCGGCGGCGGCGCGCCTCTCTCTAGTCGGTGACGACGTCGAGGAGGGGGGAGCCCATGCAGCCAGACGCCGAGATCGTGCGGGCCGTGCTCGACGGCGACCGGGAGGCCTTCGCCGCTTTGGTCGCGCGGCACGAGCGCGCGGCCTGGGCGACGGCCTGGCGCGTCCTTCGCGACGACCACGCCGCGGCCGACGCGGCGCAAGAGGCGTTCCTCCAGGCGTTCCATAGGCTGGCCGACCTCCGCAGGCCGGAGCGGTTCGGGGTCTGGCTGCTCCGCATCACGAAACGCGAGTCCGTCCGGCTGGGCCGGAGGCTCGCGAGCGGCTCGGGCCGGCCGCTCGATGGGGACGGCGGGGAAGCCCGTGCGAGCCCCGCGAGCGACGTCCCGGCCGACGCCGAGGAACTGCTGGCGGCCGTGGCCAGGCTCCCGGAGCACGAGCGGCTCGTCGTCGCGCTCCATTACCTTGAGGGCCGCCCGGTCGCCGAGGTCGCGGCCGTGCTCGGGCGGCCCGTCGGCACCGTCACCAAGCAGCTTTCGCGAGCGATCGAACGGTTGCGCGTCAGGACGAAAGGGGTGCTGGGATGAGGACGCCGGAAGACGTGGAAGCCCGACTGGCCCGACTCCGCGAGGCGTGGCCCGTGGGCTCGATGGTAGGCGACGTGATGGCCCGGATCGGGCCGGACGTTCCCCGGCGCACGCGGCGTCGGCGGCTGCTCGTGGGGGCCTCGCTCTCGGGGATGGCCGCCGTCGCCGTGCTGGCGTGGGTCGTCCTGATGAACATGCCGAGGGACCTCCTGGCCGCCGTCCAGCAAGGGCTGGAGCGGGCGAACTCGGCGCACGTGACGACCACCTTCTGGGACGATCGCGACGCGCCGCATCAGTCCCACATCTGGTATCGTCGCGGCGAGGGGCTCCGCGTCGAGGCGCCCGGCCAGGTGATCTTCGAGGATGGCAAGACCCAGTGGTCCTGGTCGACCGAGCCGGGCACGCGCGACCCGATCGTGCTCCGCCAGCGCAGCCAGGGCTTCTTCACGACGGGCCTGATGTCGAAGCTCGCCCTGCCGGACGTCCGCGACGACTGGGGGCGGTTCCGGGACCCCGACCTGGACCGCCGGGTCGACGGCCGGGCGTGCCTCGGCTACACCTTCGCGCTGGCGGACCTGGAGCGGATCCCGCCGGGGGCCCGGCCCGCCGACGGCCAGGAACATCGCGCCCGAATCCTGGCCGAGCCCGACGGCCGGATCGCCCTGGTCACCCTGGAACGCCGCCCCGCGGACGGCGACTGGCGTCGCGAACGCGAGATCCGCATCGAGTACGACGCGCACGTCGCCCCCGAGCAGGTCGCGGCGACGCTCCCGACCGGGGCGCGCGTGGTCGACTGCGACCAGGCCTTCGACAGCCTCTACCCGCTCGACAGGGCCGTCCACCGCGTCGAGTTGGGCGGCCTGATCCTGGCCGTGCACGACCTGCAACCGCTCCAGGACCGCGAGGGGTTCTACGTCGTCTCTTCGGTCCGCGGCGCGCCCGAGTTCCTGAAGCAATACCCGCCGCGCCGGCGTCCGCTCAACCCGGAGATCACCTACCTGGACGTCGCGACCCAGCCCATGACGAACCGGAACTGGGGCG of the Paludisphaera rhizosphaerae genome contains:
- a CDS encoding BlaI/MecI/CopY family transcriptional regulator; translated protein: MEEREGASRPTDGELAILRVMWARGPSTVREVHEALAGRRETGYTTTLKLMQIMAEKGILLRDSSQRTHVYFPRESAEVVERGLVRDLIDRAFDGAAGRLVLRALGSKKVTKEEAARIRELLDEIEGGKS
- a CDS encoding M56 family metallopeptidase, with product MNAFATIIGGPIAFRLAWGLVHSLWQGALIAAALAAVLPFLRGRPGARYAAGWLALVALAATVPLSAAFAPDDAEPVATAIERPVVVVVPKPPLVAPQPSAAVASPVASPTPAEPAPTPPVAALAPITKPPAPIPADPWRMLRPFAPWIAGGWLLGALLLAFWRLGGWFRLRGLRRSATPASDDLQAVLDRVARRLKVGRAVKLLESARVRAPAVVGWLRPAVLAPLGMLAGMPIEQVELILAHELAHVRRGDFLANLLQTAFETLLFYHPAAWWISRTIRAEREACCDDAVVAATGERLTYGRALAHLAELCAEPLSVPASGGDLLTRVRRIVRPEPIRPLPQAVGGVLALAATLAVTALVAAPQAVKEAVAADPPAGDRPRIVSVSPADGATDVPVETEIRIRFDRPMSPTKTILEWAIGGPAWFWPQGSWRYDEEAREFTLPVRLTPGVKHRLNLNVKQPAGRGDDYEGFRAADGRAAEVFQWSFATVAPRPVPEGAPNPMMGDVRPRNSRGEVGLLTLVTIPFDRPMDPNSYEFSREEGYIGGDAGPRILEASYDAAKFSFSFLMSMPSNWYGELLPQKFRSVEGAPASRYPLVYRTLHKPFDDALSERVAEAARSPKLREVVERTREASRKIESATIHATVTQGMSLAPTKQWLDRIWTYGATFRTAPGGKFTAEVDELMGLRYRVGSDGTTCWADNPREPASAPASAIEDKKMSLIDPFDAHGQATVADLIRDRKLEYVGQSDVNGRRCHEIRSWNLDPRFPDMLPHWFIDAETFLPARVVSSWSIAFDFTYEDINANVPDDVFRVPPGVPPPAPLPEGFTSRYLFARDGTDGYLGVGWGMLGNAKRAGGGISFGAPADRR
- a CDS encoding L-serine ammonia-lyase; this encodes MDFISTFDMFKIGLGPSSSHTMGPWAAARRFLKALRREGLFDGVVRVRVDLFGSLAKTGKGHGTDLAVILGLCDWDPTACDPSQVHPAVARVRAEKTLPLAGVRSIPFERGDVAFHMDETLPFHPNALTFTATLDDGTTRSETYYSIGGGFVVQEGEDAARPAGVDVPYPFETADDLHQACKRSGLTIPKVVLRDELATRDEAAIRDGLDRIWTAMRGSAFRGAFTEGILPGGLEVVRRAPHLNRSLLGDRFEAASKDAESWVEAVRASAGGFDATLKWVACFALAVNEENAAFGRVVTAPTNGAAGVIPATLLYRVCFHDGGAEAVAPFLLTAGAIGAVFKKRATISAALGGCQAEIGVSSAMAAAGLTQTLGGTTEQALMAAEIAMEHHLGLTCDPVGGLVQVPCIERNTMGAVKAITAAQLALEGDPARAKVSLDAVIRSMWETAQNMSSKYKETSEGGLAVQIPVNVIEC
- a CDS encoding RNA polymerase sigma factor produces the protein MQPDAEIVRAVLDGDREAFAALVARHERAAWATAWRVLRDDHAAADAAQEAFLQAFHRLADLRRPERFGVWLLRITKRESVRLGRRLASGSGRPLDGDGGEARASPASDVPADAEELLAAVARLPEHERLVVALHYLEGRPVAEVAAVLGRPVGTVTKQLSRAIERLRVRTKGVLG